From the genome of Cytobacillus firmus, one region includes:
- the pepF gene encoding oligoendopeptidase F gives MKTYKDRNDVPLDEKWNLEDIYPSMETWEEDYKHIEQLADKLKTFDGQIHDGNSLYQYLEKKEKLSYIFNKLYAYAMLKTDEDTRVTYSQAYVDRAKQLSVNVSSSTSFFMPFLLSLDEETLKGYIAEEKGLKYFEEDLLESFRYKPHVLNKDKEEVLSHLGEALSVPSHTFGMMNNADIKFGDVTTEDGEKVELTRGMYAKIMEEEDREKRKEAYKAYYQPYVQLKNSIASTLSAAIKNNVTMAKIRNYPSALEKGLFGDQVPKEVYVNLIETTKKNIGAMHQYTAIRKEKLGVDELRQYDLSVPLVKGVKPEISYEEAYDTMCKALEPLGDDYISILKEFKSGRYIDVRETPGKRSGAYNLGIYGVHPYILLNHRDDLDSLFTLAHECGHGVHSKLSSQHQPQITARYSIFVAEVASTVNEVLLIHYLLNMEKDKDVRRHLLNHFIDQFKGTFFTQVMFAEFEMKTHELAERGAPLNAEVFSGIYERLFREYNGDEIVFDEEVKFGWARIPHFYRPFYVYKYATGFASAIHLAAKILEGDNETLQNYLEFLKSGSADYPLVLLKKTGVDLTSPYPIENSLQKFKDLVEEFGNQ, from the coding sequence ATGAAAACATACAAAGACAGAAATGATGTTCCGCTGGATGAAAAATGGAATCTGGAAGACATATACCCAAGCATGGAGACATGGGAAGAAGATTACAAACATATTGAACAACTGGCCGATAAGCTGAAAACCTTCGACGGACAGATTCACGATGGCAACTCCCTTTATCAATACCTTGAAAAAAAAGAAAAACTCTCTTACATATTTAATAAGCTGTATGCTTATGCGATGCTGAAAACCGATGAAGACACACGTGTGACATATTCTCAGGCCTATGTAGACAGGGCAAAGCAATTAAGCGTTAATGTCAGTTCTTCCACTTCTTTTTTTATGCCTTTTCTCTTAAGCCTTGATGAGGAAACACTGAAGGGCTATATTGCTGAAGAAAAGGGCTTGAAATACTTTGAGGAGGACCTGCTTGAATCCTTCCGCTATAAGCCGCATGTCCTTAATAAGGACAAGGAGGAAGTCCTGTCCCATCTTGGCGAAGCACTTTCGGTTCCCAGCCATACTTTCGGAATGATGAATAATGCAGATATAAAATTTGGCGATGTAACAACTGAGGATGGCGAGAAGGTTGAACTGACACGGGGCATGTATGCGAAAATCATGGAAGAAGAAGACCGGGAAAAGAGGAAAGAAGCCTATAAGGCCTATTACCAGCCATATGTGCAGCTGAAGAACTCCATTGCTTCCACGCTTTCTGCTGCGATAAAAAACAATGTTACTATGGCTAAAATCCGCAATTATCCTTCAGCACTTGAAAAAGGATTGTTCGGTGATCAGGTGCCAAAGGAGGTGTATGTCAATCTAATTGAGACGACTAAAAAGAATATCGGGGCAATGCATCAGTATACTGCGATCCGCAAGGAAAAGTTAGGCGTTGACGAGCTGAGGCAATATGATCTAAGTGTTCCTTTAGTAAAGGGAGTTAAACCTGAAATATCCTATGAAGAAGCTTATGACACAATGTGTAAAGCGCTCGAGCCTCTTGGGGATGATTATATTTCTATTCTGAAGGAGTTTAAGTCAGGCCGCTATATTGATGTGCGTGAAACTCCAGGGAAGCGGTCAGGCGCCTATAATCTGGGCATTTATGGTGTTCATCCTTATATCCTTCTGAATCACCGTGATGATCTGGACAGCCTTTTTACACTTGCTCATGAATGCGGGCATGGTGTCCACAGCAAACTGAGCTCACAGCACCAGCCGCAGATCACCGCCCGCTACAGCATCTTTGTGGCGGAAGTCGCTTCCACAGTGAACGAAGTACTCCTGATTCATTATCTGCTGAACATGGAGAAGGATAAAGATGTCCGCAGGCATCTCCTTAATCATTTTATTGATCAGTTTAAAGGAACCTTCTTCACTCAAGTAATGTTTGCTGAGTTTGAGATGAAAACCCATGAATTAGCGGAAAGGGGAGCGCCGCTTAACGCTGAGGTTTTCAGCGGAATTTATGAACGTTTATTCCGCGAATATAACGGGGATGAAATTGTTTTTGATGAAGAAGTGAAATTCGGCTGGGCCAGGATCCCTCATTTTTACCGTCCATTTTATGTGTATAAGTACGCAACCGGATTTGCGTCTGCCATTCATTTGGCAGCGAAAATTCTTGAAGGGGACAATGAAACGCTGCAAAACTATCTGGAGTTCTTAAAAAGCGGAAGCGCCGATTATCCGCTGGTGCTGCTAAAGAAAACCGGAGTGGATCTGACTTCCCCATACCCGATTGAAAACTCCCTTCAGAAATTCAAAGATCTTGTAGAAGAATTCGGAAACCAATAG
- a CDS encoding DUF438 domain-containing protein — MHSNETAAHPKPEEQPGHPIHTFTRENKAIDKHLRENVKVHLESFIQEDHEDNVYALLEDCILLLDLDKHYSRKENLLFPYLERYGIYGPTNNMWSIDDFIRDGIKEARNLLTHYEGDKQKVINAVRFVFNEVSAMIYREENILFPMALKNLTEDEWVKIAHESDEIGFCLTGPEKEWEPERKGIDGNAISEGYIKMETGILSLKQLELLFNHLPVDITFIDHDDVVRYFSHGKERIFARTKAVIGRTVQNCHPPRSVHVVEELLKDFKEGRKDSEDFWIKFRDKYVYIRYFAVRDDNGLYMGTLEFTQNISPIQEIKGEKRILS, encoded by the coding sequence ATTCATAGCAATGAAACAGCTGCTCATCCTAAACCGGAAGAACAGCCCGGGCATCCCATCCATACTTTCACCCGGGAGAACAAGGCAATTGATAAGCATCTGAGAGAAAATGTTAAGGTCCATCTCGAGTCGTTCATCCAGGAAGATCATGAGGACAATGTTTATGCACTATTAGAAGACTGCATTCTGCTCCTTGATCTTGATAAGCATTACAGCCGAAAGGAAAATCTGCTTTTTCCTTACCTGGAGAGGTACGGAATTTATGGTCCAACAAATAATATGTGGAGCATAGATGACTTTATCAGGGATGGCATCAAGGAAGCCAGGAACCTCCTCACCCATTACGAGGGGGACAAGCAAAAGGTCATCAATGCAGTCCGTTTCGTTTTCAATGAAGTCAGTGCCATGATTTACAGGGAGGAAAATATCCTTTTCCCAATGGCTTTAAAAAACCTTACAGAAGATGAGTGGGTAAAGATCGCCCATGAAAGCGATGAGATTGGGTTCTGTCTGACCGGCCCTGAAAAGGAATGGGAGCCCGAACGGAAAGGGATTGACGGGAATGCCATATCAGAAGGCTACATCAAAATGGAAACGGGCATTTTGTCCTTAAAGCAGCTGGAGCTGTTATTCAATCACTTGCCTGTCGATATCACCTTTATTGATCATGATGACGTTGTCCGCTATTTCTCTCATGGCAAGGAAAGAATCTTTGCCAGAACGAAAGCCGTGATTGGACGAACCGTTCAGAATTGCCATCCGCCCCGCAGTGTACATGTAGTGGAGGAATTGCTGAAGGATTTCAAGGAAGGACGAAAAGACTCTGAAGATTTCTGGATTAAATTCAGGGATAAATATGTTTATATCCGTTATTTTGCTGTACGGGATGATAACGGGCTTTATATGGGAACCCTTGAATTCACACAAAACATCAGTCCCATACAGGAAATCAAGGGAGAGAAAAGGATTCTTTCTTAA
- a CDS encoding glycosyl hydrolase family 18 protein, with product MKRKYQVLIMIAIIFSGGFAAGIYYTKNTSGLQSIKQPAPASQSDKLPVPKKVPEFSKIPEKVLMSYVQDYRDPASIDYSNLSHVIFSFAHPEKDGSISFNGETARSNLQRVVSNAHKQDVKAFLAVGGWFHINGGESYDYFKQAIAEDSSRNRLVTELSGLVKKENLDGIDIDFEHPRSKEDARFLAVFINHLSGVLHADGKELSVAVHAKVHSVTGTESGYIVYEPDMFRKVDYVNIMAYDGQWDGGYNAANLSPYSFTENIVNYWGNLFDSEGISKNKLVLGVPLYAQPEDPAVKPVSFQAVINNNPENAAKDRTSMNGISYYYNGSATMKKKTILALNHGFGGMMIWEAGHDAKGAYSLTGTIAEVLQNTAEPVKYYSVIHTK from the coding sequence GTGAAGAGAAAATATCAAGTTTTGATCATGATTGCTATTATTTTTTCAGGCGGATTCGCTGCCGGCATTTACTATACAAAAAACACAAGCGGGCTCCAGTCTATTAAACAGCCTGCCCCTGCTTCCCAATCGGACAAACTTCCTGTTCCAAAAAAGGTTCCGGAGTTTTCAAAGATCCCGGAAAAAGTGCTGATGAGTTATGTCCAGGATTATCGCGATCCCGCTTCGATCGATTATTCAAATCTGTCTCATGTCATTTTTTCTTTTGCTCATCCTGAGAAAGACGGAAGCATTTCTTTTAATGGTGAGACTGCGCGGAGTAATCTGCAGAGAGTGGTGTCGAATGCTCACAAGCAAGATGTGAAGGCATTCCTAGCTGTGGGGGGATGGTTTCATATCAATGGCGGGGAATCCTATGATTATTTTAAACAGGCAATAGCGGAAGACTCCTCGAGAAACAGGCTGGTAACAGAACTCTCGGGGCTGGTTAAAAAGGAAAACCTTGACGGAATTGATATTGATTTTGAGCATCCGCGTTCAAAGGAGGATGCAAGATTCCTGGCTGTTTTTATCAATCATTTGAGCGGAGTGCTCCATGCAGACGGCAAGGAGCTGTCTGTTGCGGTTCATGCCAAGGTTCATAGTGTAACAGGTACAGAGAGCGGATATATTGTGTATGAGCCCGACATGTTCAGGAAGGTTGATTATGTGAATATCATGGCATATGACGGCCAGTGGGATGGGGGATACAATGCCGCAAATCTTTCTCCCTATTCCTTTACAGAGAATATCGTCAATTATTGGGGCAATCTCTTTGATTCAGAAGGGATTTCCAAAAATAAACTGGTTCTGGGTGTTCCTCTTTATGCTCAGCCGGAGGATCCTGCCGTTAAGCCGGTATCCTTTCAGGCCGTCATAAACAACAATCCTGAAAATGCAGCAAAAGATAGAACCAGCATGAATGGCATCAGCTATTACTATAATGGGTCCGCCACCATGAAAAAGAAAACCATCCTGGCTCTAAACCACGGATTCGGCGGAATGATGATCTGGGAAGCTGGCCATGACGCAAAGGGGGCCTACAGCCTCACTGGAACGATTGCTGAAGTTCTTCAAAACACAGCAGAGCCTGTAAAGTATTATTCTGTGATTCATACAAAATGA
- a CDS encoding CBASS cGAMP-activated phospholipase yields the protein MKILCIDGGGIRGVFAVSILKALEEELKQPAGDYFDIIAGTSTGSIIASSLILKKGMSEVLNGYESFGKKIFVKQAKVGLFKSVYSDKYMRRFFRKAFGETELSDIKKPLLIPAVDVTHGKPFVHRSNYGSPGNDSLSMKLWDAVLSSCSAPVYFPPNNISNSYLSIDGGLWANNPSLVCITEAMHHFKMELQNIKILSLGTGLQKIDFTIDHDKYWGVKHWLPFQLPSMKVTPKLLDLALHLSSESVTYHCKHLLGENYLRINEELGEEMPFDEIKFVEELIMLGEKVYKDRREEIKKFLLS from the coding sequence ATGAAAATATTATGCATCGATGGCGGCGGAATACGCGGTGTTTTTGCCGTAAGCATCCTGAAAGCTCTCGAAGAGGAACTGAAACAGCCTGCAGGCGACTATTTTGATATAATCGCAGGCACAAGCACCGGGTCGATCATTGCCTCTTCACTGATCCTGAAAAAAGGTATGAGCGAGGTCCTGAATGGATACGAATCATTCGGGAAAAAAATTTTTGTCAAACAGGCTAAGGTCGGCCTTTTTAAAAGTGTATACAGTGATAAGTATATGCGGCGCTTTTTCCGGAAAGCCTTTGGCGAAACGGAGCTGTCCGATATAAAAAAACCGCTTTTGATTCCAGCTGTCGATGTGACACATGGCAAACCGTTCGTCCACCGTTCAAATTACGGAAGTCCCGGAAACGATAGCCTATCCATGAAGCTTTGGGATGCAGTGCTTTCCTCCTGTTCTGCACCTGTCTATTTCCCGCCGAACAACATCAGCAACAGTTATTTATCCATAGACGGAGGGCTGTGGGCGAATAACCCATCTCTCGTTTGTATTACGGAGGCTATGCATCACTTCAAGATGGAGCTGCAAAACATAAAAATCCTTTCACTTGGAACCGGTCTTCAAAAAATTGATTTTACGATTGATCATGATAAATATTGGGGTGTAAAGCATTGGCTGCCATTCCAGCTCCCGTCGATGAAAGTGACGCCCAAGCTATTGGACCTGGCTCTTCATTTATCCTCCGAGTCGGTTACCTACCATTGCAAACATCTTCTCGGAGAAAATTACCTGCGCATTAATGAAGAGCTGGGAGAAGAAATGCCTTTTGACGAAATAAAGTTTGTGGAAGAATTGATTATGCTTGGGGAGAAGGTCTATAAGGACCGGCGGGAGGAAATTAAGAAGTTTTTACTTTCTTGA
- a CDS encoding DUF1292 domain-containing protein, which produces MDKIEVGEVFTISDENDQEMEVEVLASAELDGSQYAAVSFVEDLEEDTEEDIDVFFLKLDEDGDFTPIESDEEFNKVSAVFEEMINKEE; this is translated from the coding sequence ATGGACAAGATAGAAGTCGGAGAAGTTTTTACAATCAGTGATGAAAATGATCAGGAAATGGAAGTGGAGGTCCTCGCATCTGCGGAGCTTGATGGCAGCCAATATGCTGCTGTCAGCTTTGTCGAAGATCTTGAGGAGGATACAGAAGAAGATATTGATGTGTTCTTCTTAAAACTGGATGAAGATGGCGACTTTACACCCATTGAAAGCGATGAGGAATTTAATAAAGTCTCTGCTGTATTCGAAGAAATGATAAACAAAGAGGAATAG
- a CDS encoding branched-chain amino acid aminotransferase — protein sequence MTEFKIEINHTPEKKQKPAFDNLVFGKNFTDHMFEMDYTAGRGWHDPRIVPYQPLSLDPAAMIFHYGQSVFEGLKAYLTIDNEVLLFRPEKNMERLNKSNSRLCIPEIDEELALYALKELISVDRDWIPNIEGTSLYIRPFVISTEPYLGVAPSTRYKFIIILSPVGAYYKEGINPVKIAVQNEYVRAVKGGTGTAKTGGNYAASLKAQELASLTGYSQVLWLDGKENKYIEEVGSMNIFFKINGEVVTPELNGSILEGITRNSVLELLKYWNVPVSERRISIEEIYQAHADGQLEEAFGTGTAAVISPIGKFFWDNKIIEINEGKTGDLSKKIYDTLTGIQKGTEPDPFGWSVKVEKKETAGVK from the coding sequence ATGACAGAATTTAAAATTGAAATCAACCACACACCTGAGAAAAAACAAAAACCTGCATTTGATAACCTGGTGTTTGGCAAGAATTTTACGGATCATATGTTTGAAATGGATTATACTGCCGGACGGGGCTGGCATGACCCAAGAATTGTACCTTACCAGCCGCTTTCTCTTGATCCCGCTGCAATGATTTTCCATTATGGCCAGAGTGTTTTCGAAGGGTTAAAAGCCTACCTGACCATTGATAATGAGGTGTTGCTCTTCCGTCCCGAAAAAAATATGGAGAGACTGAATAAATCCAACTCCAGGTTATGTATTCCTGAAATTGATGAAGAGCTTGCTCTTTATGCCTTAAAAGAATTAATTTCAGTTGACCGGGACTGGATTCCGAATATTGAAGGAACTTCACTTTACATCCGGCCGTTTGTCATTTCAACTGAGCCATATCTGGGAGTGGCTCCATCAACGAGATACAAATTTATCATTATTCTTTCGCCGGTAGGCGCTTACTATAAGGAAGGCATCAATCCTGTTAAAATTGCTGTTCAAAACGAATACGTGCGGGCAGTAAAAGGGGGAACAGGCACAGCTAAAACCGGAGGGAACTATGCAGCAAGTCTGAAAGCTCAGGAGCTTGCAAGCTTAACAGGATACTCACAGGTCCTATGGCTTGACGGAAAAGAAAATAAATATATTGAAGAAGTGGGAAGCATGAACATTTTCTTCAAAATTAACGGAGAAGTTGTAACACCAGAACTTAATGGCAGCATCCTGGAAGGAATCACTCGAAATTCTGTACTGGAGTTACTGAAATACTGGAATGTTCCGGTGTCCGAAAGAAGAATCTCCATTGAAGAAATCTATCAGGCACATGCCGATGGCCAGCTTGAAGAAGCATTTGGAACAGGCACGGCTGCTGTTATTTCTCCAATTGGCAAATTCTTCTGGGACAACAAGATTATTGAAATCAATGAAGGGAAAACCGGCGATTTGTCCAAGAAAATCTATGATACACTGACTGGCATCCAAAAAGGAACCGAACCGGATCCATTTGGATGGAGTGTAAAAGTGGAAAAGAAAGAGACAGCAGGAGTTAAATAA
- a CDS encoding response regulator transcription factor — protein sequence MIKIVIAEDQRMVLGALGSLLNLEDDMEVIGKASNGKEAISLVKTLKPDVCIMDIEMPEKSGLEAAEELKDSGCKVIILTTFARSGYFQRALKAGVRGYLLKDSPSEELASSIRNVLEGRRIYAPELMDDVYGEENPLTDREKEVLELIADGKNTKEIADQLSIKTGTVRNYISAILDKLEVTNRIEAITQSKEKGWFK from the coding sequence ATGATAAAAATCGTCATAGCTGAAGATCAGCGGATGGTGCTTGGTGCGTTAGGATCTCTGCTAAATCTTGAAGACGATATGGAGGTCATTGGGAAAGCTTCGAATGGAAAAGAAGCCATATCCCTTGTCAAAACTCTTAAACCGGATGTATGCATCATGGATATTGAGATGCCTGAAAAAAGCGGGCTGGAAGCGGCGGAAGAATTAAAAGACAGCGGCTGCAAAGTTATTATTCTGACAACCTTCGCGAGGTCAGGCTATTTCCAGCGTGCCCTTAAGGCCGGTGTAAGAGGGTACCTATTAAAAGACAGCCCAAGTGAGGAGCTGGCAAGCTCTATCAGAAACGTCCTGGAAGGAAGGCGCATCTATGCACCTGAATTAATGGATGATGTCTATGGCGAAGAAAACCCGCTGACAGACCGGGAAAAAGAGGTGCTGGAACTGATAGCGGACGGCAAGAACACGAAAGAAATTGCCGACCAGCTCAGCATTAAGACAGGAACCGTACGCAACTATATTTCGGCTATTCTTGACAAGCTCGAAGTTACGAACAGGATTGAAGCCATTACCCAATCCAAAGAGAAGGGCTGGTTTAAATAG
- a CDS encoding sensor histidine kinase, with protein MFKKYLTALKSSGISPYIWSVFSILPFYFIFRSTSKITIAVGIILTILFFISLRFAFISRKWPVYLWTGILISISITMTILFSFIYFAFYIAYYNGHIKNRIAFLTLYVIHLIATTISININFVTQKPLFLEQIPFIIIIWISVILLPFNIHNKKKQEKLEEQLEDANKRIADLVKQEERQRIARDLHDTLGQKLSLIGLKSDLARKLISKDPDQAKEELIDVQQTARTALNEVRKMVSQMRGIRLKEEIILVKQILKAASIEFIGDEDIKLKNVSLFLENILSMCMKEAVTNVVKHSKATECRIRIEQTWNEVSITVRDNGVGMNPSTDVGKGSGLLGLGERLDFVNGSLEIVSENGTTIIMKVPTVVKEPNKEERA; from the coding sequence TGGAGTGTATTCAGCATTCTGCCGTTTTATTTCATCTTCAGATCCACATCTAAAATCACCATAGCCGTCGGAATTATCCTGACTATACTCTTTTTTATATCGCTGCGTTTTGCCTTTATATCACGGAAATGGCCTGTCTATTTATGGACTGGCATCTTAATCAGCATATCGATCACAATGACCATTCTCTTTTCATTTATTTATTTTGCATTTTATATTGCTTATTACAATGGCCATATCAAAAACAGGATTGCCTTTTTAACGCTGTATGTCATCCACCTGATCGCAACCACCATCTCCATTAACATTAATTTTGTCACCCAGAAGCCATTATTTCTCGAGCAGATCCCTTTTATTATTATCATTTGGATCAGTGTGATTTTGCTTCCTTTTAACATTCACAATAAGAAAAAGCAGGAAAAGCTTGAGGAACAGCTCGAGGATGCCAACAAAAGGATTGCGGACCTTGTCAAACAGGAAGAAAGACAGCGGATTGCCCGAGATCTTCATGATACTCTCGGACAAAAATTGTCTCTTATCGGGTTAAAAAGCGATCTGGCCAGGAAGCTCATCAGCAAAGATCCGGACCAGGCAAAGGAAGAGCTTATAGACGTTCAGCAAACCGCCAGAACAGCATTAAACGAAGTAAGAAAAATGGTTTCCCAGATGAGGGGAATCAGGCTGAAGGAAGAAATTATCCTAGTTAAGCAAATTTTAAAGGCGGCTTCTATCGAATTCATTGGGGATGAAGATATCAAATTAAAAAATGTGTCACTCTTCCTTGAGAATATTCTAAGCATGTGCATGAAAGAGGCTGTAACTAACGTAGTAAAACACAGTAAGGCGACAGAATGCCGCATCCGCATAGAACAAACCTGGAATGAAGTCAGCATTACTGTCCGGGATAACGGTGTCGGCATGAATCCCTCAACAGATGTCGGCAAGGGATCCGGACTGCTTGGCTTAGGGGAGCGGCTCGACTTTGTCAACGGAAGTCTTGAAATTGTATCTGAGAATGGAACAACGATTATAATGAAAGTACCAACTGTCGTGAAGGAACCAAACAAGGAGGAGAGGGCATGA